In Oscillatoria acuminata PCC 6304, a single window of DNA contains:
- the rplD gene encoding 50S ribosomal protein L4 produces MVNCVVRNWEGEQVAEASIDLRVASEENAKHILHRAVTRQLNQGRQGTASTKTRAEVRGGGRKPWRQKGTGRARAGSIRSPLWRGGGVIFGPKPRDYDVKMNRKERRLALRTALISRSEDLIVVEEFADKLPRPKTKDLLSAIARWGVEPDSKVLLIVDQRDDNVYLSARNVENIKLIAVNQLNVYDLVAADKIVTTAAALAKVQEVYGG; encoded by the coding sequence ATGGTTAATTGTGTAGTCAGAAACTGGGAAGGCGAACAAGTTGCCGAAGCGAGCATTGATTTGCGAGTTGCTTCTGAAGAGAACGCCAAGCATATCTTGCATCGAGCGGTAACGCGGCAACTGAACCAGGGACGTCAGGGAACGGCATCGACCAAAACCCGGGCGGAAGTTAGAGGCGGGGGTAGAAAACCCTGGAGACAAAAAGGAACAGGTCGAGCGCGGGCCGGTTCAATTCGTTCTCCCTTATGGAGAGGCGGCGGCGTGATCTTTGGACCCAAACCCAGAGATTATGACGTCAAGATGAATCGCAAAGAGCGCAGACTTGCCTTGAGAACCGCGCTCATCAGCCGCAGCGAAGACTTGATCGTCGTCGAGGAATTTGCAGATAAACTGCCCCGTCCGAAGACCAAAGATCTCCTCAGTGCGATCGCCCGGTGGGGTGTCGAGCCAGACTCGAAAGTATTGTTAATCGTTGACCAACGAGACGACAACGTTTATTTATCAGCACGCAACGTCGAAAACATCAAACTGATTGCCGTCAACCAGTTAAATGTGTACGACCTCGTTGCCGCTGACAAAATCGTAACCACAGCAGCAGCACTCGCCAAAGTTCAGGAGGTCTACGGTGGCTGA
- a CDS encoding 50S ribosomal protein L23 translates to MAEDNLRKLADLVRTPIVTEKATLLMEQNKYVFDVDAKSTKPQIKAAIEHLFEVKVVSVNTMHRPPKKRRVGKFVGYKPHYKRAIVTLAEGDSLQNIFFPEV, encoded by the coding sequence GTGGCTGAAGATAATCTCAGAAAGCTGGCCGATTTGGTACGGACCCCAATCGTTACCGAAAAAGCGACCCTGCTGATGGAGCAGAACAAATACGTTTTTGATGTGGATGCCAAATCCACCAAACCGCAAATCAAAGCGGCGATCGAACACCTATTTGAGGTCAAGGTAGTCAGCGTCAATACCATGCACAGACCCCCGAAAAAGCGCAGAGTCGGGAAGTTTGTCGGGTATAAGCCTCATTACAAGAGAGCGATCGTAACCTTAGCCGAGGGTGATTCCCTGCAAAACATTTTCTTCCCAGAAGTGTAA
- the rplB gene encoding 50S ribosomal protein L2 encodes MGIRTYRPYTPGTRQYSVSEFDEITRDTPEKSLTKSKHRKKGRNNRGVITCRHRGGGHKRLYRQIDFRRDKHNIPAKVAEIEYDPNRNARIALLFYQDGEKRYILHPVGLQVGTHIISGPDSPIEVGNALPLEKMPLGTVVHNVEMTPGRGGQIVRSAGSGAQVQAKEGDFVTLKLPSGEVRMFRKECYATIGQVGNIDVRNISLGKAGRKRWSGRRPEVRGSVMNPVDHPHGGGEGRAPIGRSGPVSPWGKPALGGKTRKKKKLSNALIVRKRRKTSKRGKGGRQS; translated from the coding sequence ATGGGTATCCGTACTTATCGGCCCTACACCCCTGGCACACGCCAGTACAGTGTCTCCGAGTTTGACGAAATCACCCGCGACACTCCCGAAAAATCCCTAACCAAGTCAAAGCACCGGAAAAAAGGACGGAACAATCGCGGGGTAATTACCTGCCGTCATCGTGGGGGCGGACACAAACGCCTCTATCGGCAAATCGACTTTCGTCGGGATAAACATAATATTCCCGCCAAAGTTGCTGAAATCGAATATGACCCCAACCGTAACGCCCGGATCGCCCTCCTCTTCTATCAGGATGGTGAAAAGCGCTACATCCTACATCCCGTAGGATTACAAGTTGGCACTCATATCATCTCCGGACCCGACTCGCCCATCGAAGTTGGCAACGCCCTCCCCTTGGAAAAGATGCCTTTGGGTACTGTCGTTCATAACGTTGAAATGACACCGGGTCGCGGCGGCCAAATCGTGCGTTCAGCCGGTTCTGGCGCTCAGGTGCAAGCCAAAGAAGGGGATTTCGTTACCCTGAAACTTCCCTCTGGTGAAGTTCGGATGTTCCGCAAAGAGTGCTACGCCACCATCGGACAGGTCGGCAACATCGATGTTAGAAACATCAGCCTCGGTAAAGCGGGCCGTAAACGGTGGTCCGGTCGCCGTCCCGAAGTTAGAGGCAGCGTCATGAACCCCGTAGACCACCCACATGGTGGGGGTGAAGGACGAGCACCGATCGGGAGAAGTGGGCCCGTTTCACCTTGGGGCAAACCTGCTTTAGGTGGGAAGACCCGCAAGAAGAAAAAATTAAGTAACGCCTTAATCGTCCGCAAGCGTCGGAAAACCTCCAAGCGCGGCAAGGGCGGTCGGCAGTCTTAA
- the rpsS gene encoding 30S ribosomal protein S19, whose amino-acid sequence MSRSLKKGPFVADHLLSKIEALNASGKKDVIKTWSRASTIIPDMLGHTIAVHNGRQHVPVYINEQMVGHKLGEFAPTRTFRGHAKGDKKSQRR is encoded by the coding sequence ATGAGTCGTTCACTGAAAAAAGGACCTTTTGTAGCCGATCATTTGCTGAGTAAAATCGAAGCATTGAATGCCAGCGGCAAAAAAGATGTCATTAAAACTTGGTCACGAGCTTCGACCATTATTCCTGATATGCTCGGTCACACGATCGCCGTCCATAACGGGCGTCAGCACGTGCCGGTCTATATCAACGAACAAATGGTCGGACATAAATTAGGGGAATTTGCCCCGACTCGGACCTTCCGGGGACACGCCAAAGGCGATAAAAAAAGTCAACGGCGATAA